Proteins encoded in a region of the Mucilaginibacter sabulilitoris genome:
- a CDS encoding SusC/RagA family TonB-linked outer membrane protein → MKRIFTISVLVLSCLFSVNVSFAQNAPVKGKVTDAATGEALIGVSVSIKGTTTGTQTDANGAFTLQAPPTATLFFTYIGYTSLTLPVNNQTELNVKLQPEAKELQQVVVIGYGTQRKRDVTGSVASVNGSLLAKQPVQTPTQALQGKVSGVQVLSSGQPNSAPILRIRGTGSVLAGANPLYVVDGVLTDDIRNINNSDILSLDVLKDASAAIYGVRGANGVVIITTKKGKSGPAVVSYDANVGFRQIANPLLLANRAQYTDYLKDANPTADVNAPVTFPGTTDWLKVVSRKAFTTNHNISVAGGGETNTYFISANYLDDQGVIKTNGFQRFTIRANNDINISKKLKFSEQISLSRGAEQTVDLNAIYGNIYRAAPIIPSIIDGKYGNTSAWGNVSNPLIQLEKANNFTLNNRVQGNVALDYKPISSLTLHSAFNADIRFNNQKNYMYQFASDNTTFTVGGGNQRQDNSSLFIQNDDSYQYTWDNTATFDKTFGQHHLTILGGIVTEKFKSNFINGTRQDVPPNQDQWYLSLGNPDVNAKDDNGGGLFTRQSYVARVNYGFADKYLVSGSFRRDGSSKFNQHWGNFYTFGAGWVISEESFMKDNHIFDQLKLRGSYGKLGNDNIDQALYIITATSNLPYYFNNGTLNLGSVIQDIKNTNLKWETTTQYDIGLDFAVLNSRLTGEIDYYNKKVNDALTKIPLPGILGDPDNSYITNAASYSNKGFELGLKWNDKINSKLSYNVGFNISYNKNNVIGLNGGQALFGGGINSKTVTRTDNGQPIGSFYVLQATGVFQNAAEVAAAPTNSFEANKVGGLKYADIDNNGVIDADDRVYAGSYQPKYYGGFNFGINYNSFDLSADFTGNWGNKIYNGKKNSRGSENDNIEASYANSRFTTGKPSNTDPNVITSATPPSTYFIESGAYLRLNNLTFGYTLPSAMLKRANISRLRIFLTSQNLFTLKRYSGSSPELFNDDVNTGITEAGIDNTNYPVTRTFALGVNLQF, encoded by the coding sequence ATGAAAAGAATCTTTACTATTTCTGTGTTGGTGCTATCCTGTTTATTTTCTGTTAACGTTTCATTCGCTCAAAACGCGCCGGTAAAAGGTAAAGTTACCGATGCTGCAACAGGCGAAGCCCTAATTGGCGTAAGCGTTTCCATTAAAGGAACCACCACAGGAACACAAACCGATGCAAACGGTGCATTTACTTTACAGGCACCACCAACGGCAACATTATTTTTTACCTATATTGGCTATACCAGCCTAACGTTGCCTGTTAATAATCAAACCGAACTCAATGTAAAACTGCAGCCCGAAGCCAAAGAGCTGCAGCAGGTAGTAGTTATTGGTTATGGCACCCAGCGCAAGCGTGATGTAACCGGTTCTGTTGCCAGTGTGAACGGTAGCCTGCTGGCAAAGCAGCCCGTTCAAACCCCTACCCAGGCCTTACAGGGTAAGGTATCCGGCGTGCAGGTATTATCATCCGGTCAGCCAAACTCAGCTCCAATACTGCGTATTCGTGGTACGGGATCTGTACTTGCCGGCGCCAACCCGCTGTATGTGGTTGATGGTGTTTTAACTGATGATATCAGGAATATCAATAACTCCGACATTCTAAGCCTCGATGTATTGAAAGATGCTTCGGCAGCTATTTATGGTGTTCGTGGTGCCAATGGTGTGGTTATTATCACTACCAAAAAAGGTAAAAGCGGTCCAGCCGTAGTTAGTTACGACGCAAATGTAGGTTTCAGGCAGATAGCTAACCCGTTGCTGCTGGCTAACCGGGCACAGTACACGGATTATTTAAAAGACGCTAACCCAACTGCCGATGTAAATGCACCGGTAACTTTCCCCGGCACTACCGACTGGCTAAAGGTTGTTTCGCGCAAGGCCTTTACCACAAATCATAACATATCGGTTGCAGGCGGCGGCGAAACCAACACTTACTTTATCAGTGCTAATTACCTTGACGATCAGGGCGTAATTAAAACCAATGGCTTTCAACGTTTTACCATACGGGCAAATAACGATATTAACATATCTAAAAAATTAAAGTTCAGTGAGCAGATATCATTGAGCCGCGGTGCCGAGCAAACAGTTGATTTGAATGCCATTTACGGTAACATTTACAGGGCCGCGCCAATAATTCCTTCTATTATAGATGGTAAATATGGTAATACTTCGGCATGGGGTAACGTAAGTAACCCCTTGATACAGCTGGAAAAGGCCAACAATTTTACGCTCAATAACAGGGTACAAGGTAACGTTGCTTTAGATTATAAACCTATTAGCTCGCTTACCTTACACTCTGCTTTTAATGCCGATATACGTTTTAATAATCAAAAAAACTACATGTATCAGTTTGCTTCTGATAATACCACTTTTACAGTTGGCGGTGGTAATCAGCGGCAGGATAACAGCTCACTGTTTATTCAAAATGACGACTCATATCAATATACCTGGGATAATACGGCAACGTTTGACAAAACCTTCGGCCAACATCACTTAACGATTTTAGGTGGTATAGTTACCGAAAAATTCAAATCGAACTTTATTAACGGAACCCGCCAGGATGTGCCACCCAACCAGGACCAATGGTATCTGAGCTTGGGTAACCCGGATGTAAATGCAAAAGACGATAACGGTGGCGGTTTGTTTACCAGGCAATCATACGTGGCACGTGTAAATTATGGCTTTGCCGATAAATACCTGGTAAGCGGCTCTTTCAGGCGTGACGGCAGCTCAAAATTCAATCAGCACTGGGGTAACTTTTATACGTTTGGTGCCGGTTGGGTAATTTCAGAAGAATCATTTATGAAAGATAACCACATATTTGATCAGTTGAAACTGCGTGGCAGCTATGGTAAGTTGGGTAACGATAATATTGATCAGGCATTATATATCATTACCGCAACATCAAACCTGCCTTATTATTTCAACAACGGAACATTAAACCTGGGTAGCGTAATACAGGATATTAAAAACACCAACCTTAAATGGGAAACTACCACTCAATATGACATCGGTTTAGACTTTGCCGTTTTAAACAGCCGCTTAACCGGTGAAATAGACTACTACAATAAAAAGGTTAATGATGCGCTTACCAAAATACCGTTGCCAGGTATATTAGGCGACCCTGATAACTCATACATAACCAATGCTGCGTCATACAGTAACAAAGGTTTTGAGCTTGGCTTAAAATGGAATGATAAGATCAATAGCAAGCTATCTTATAACGTAGGGTTCAACATTAGCTATAACAAAAACAACGTAATCGGGTTAAACGGCGGCCAGGCCTTATTTGGCGGGGGCATCAATTCAAAAACGGTAACCCGTACGGATAATGGCCAGCCTATAGGCAGCTTTTATGTGCTGCAGGCAACCGGCGTTTTCCAAAACGCAGCCGAAGTAGCAGCAGCACCTACAAACAGCTTTGAAGCTAATAAAGTTGGAGGCTTAAAATATGCCGACATTGATAATAATGGTGTAATTGATGCAGATGACCGCGTTTATGCCGGCTCTTATCAGCCTAAATATTACGGTGGCTTCAATTTTGGCATTAATTACAACAGTTTTGATCTGAGCGCTGATTTTACAGGCAACTGGGGCAATAAAATATACAACGGTAAAAAGAACTCACGGGGCAGCGAAAATGATAACATTGAAGCCAGCTATGCCAACAGCAGGTTTACTACAGGCAAGCCATCCAATACCGATCCTAACGTAATAACCTCGGCCACACCGCCGTCAACTTACTTTATTGAATCGGGTGCTTACCTGCGTTTAAATAACCTTACGTTTGGCTATACCCTGCCGTCGGCCATGCTTAAACGGGCCAATATTTCAAGGTTGAGGATATTCCTTACCTCACAAAATCTGTTTACCCTGAAACGCTACAGTGGTTCATCGCCTGAGTTATTTAATGACGATGTAAATACAGGTATTACCGAAGCTGGTATTGATAATACCAACTATCCGGTAACGCGCACTTTTGCACTTGGTGTAAACCTTCAATTTTAA
- a CDS encoding triple tyrosine motif-containing protein, with translation MRKSILIFISVLCVTIWQARAVDIKSIGVPYVQNYTKTIYQSGNQNWSVTRDEHGIMYFGNAEGLLSFDGKYWQQHHLPNSLIVRSVSADGKGKIYTGAFGEFGYWQDNKGFLKYHSLINLIPKKYRPINEEIWKIYVDGDRVLFQSFGAIFIYSGGNIDVIKAPKPYFFLFKAGNRFFIEQVSAGLFELKNNHLKYVQGSNILGNSGVLSILPFQNNKYIIGTAQNGLFIYDGITITPWANKANDFLKSYQLNNGAIIPGKYFAYGTILNGIVIIDTAGNVVQHINKSSGLQNNTVLSLYTDSEQNLWAGLDNGIDRIEVNSPLYFYFDKTGRFGTVYASIIFNNKIYLGTNQGLFYSDWIANNNQLFQSFDFKLIPGSQGQVWDLSLQDGRLLCGHNDGTYQVNGDGITKISPITGGWTIKKLNQDKLIQGTYTGLVVYNKNALGNWTFSHKIEGFGEPSRYVEQDSKGQIWVSHAYKGIYKLTLSSDLKKVISRVYYDKLYGLPGSYNVNVFDLDNRVVFSSDSGFYIYDDITDRFFKYTQLNKKLGTFASSGKIIKAIGKRYWFINQGRVALADFSVPGKPGIDTNRFTILNGQMVQHYETINRINNSTYLISIDDGFVILNDDDALSPNQVKIPGVLIRRIENVTDKVSVIGEMSSVHNNIEIPYIQNNIRIAYSLPYYKQAKIKFQYYLEGYSRQWSDWTMQSQKEFTNLDQGTYHFKVRAKINDQNISAITTLTFIILPPWYAGKPAIIFYILLLILAYYLIRRYYRFKLRRHQLHLREKLQKEKEDFLRQEAIANEQHIINIRNEQLQADLAGKSRELANSAMNLVYKNELLQKISEEIAHLKDNTGKKLADDQLRRIQKVIDEGMNDERDWNIFERSFNEAHENFFKKLKSDHPDLVPNDLKLCAYLRMNMSSKEMASLLNISLRGVEIRRYRLRKKLNLEHDKNLVEFLIEL, from the coding sequence ATGCGTAAATCCATCCTGATCTTTATAAGCGTTTTGTGTGTTACTATCTGGCAGGCCCGTGCCGTTGATATCAAAAGCATAGGTGTGCCTTATGTACAAAACTATACCAAAACCATTTACCAGTCGGGCAACCAAAACTGGTCGGTAACACGGGATGAGCATGGCATTATGTATTTTGGCAATGCCGAAGGCCTGCTATCTTTCGACGGAAAATATTGGCAGCAGCACCATCTTCCAAACAGCCTTATTGTACGTTCAGTTTCGGCCGATGGCAAGGGCAAAATTTACACAGGCGCCTTTGGCGAGTTTGGTTACTGGCAGGATAATAAGGGCTTTTTAAAATACCACTCGCTGATAAACCTGATACCAAAAAAATACCGTCCTATTAATGAGGAGATCTGGAAAATATATGTAGATGGCGACAGGGTGCTGTTCCAGTCATTTGGGGCAATATTTATTTACTCCGGGGGAAATATCGATGTAATAAAGGCGCCGAAACCTTACTTTTTTCTATTTAAAGCTGGTAATCGTTTCTTTATTGAACAGGTATCGGCCGGGTTATTTGAACTAAAAAACAACCACCTGAAGTACGTGCAAGGCAGCAATATACTGGGCAACAGCGGCGTGCTATCCATACTGCCTTTCCAAAATAATAAATACATCATAGGCACAGCACAAAACGGCCTGTTTATTTATGACGGCATTACCATAACTCCATGGGCCAATAAAGCCAACGATTTCCTGAAAAGCTACCAGCTCAACAACGGGGCCATTATACCCGGTAAATATTTTGCCTACGGAACTATACTGAACGGCATTGTAATTATAGACACCGCCGGAAATGTAGTACAGCACATTAATAAATCGAGCGGCTTGCAAAACAACACGGTTTTAAGCTTATATACTGACAGCGAACAAAACCTATGGGCGGGTTTGGATAATGGAATAGATCGTATTGAGGTTAACTCGCCCTTGTATTTCTATTTTGATAAAACGGGCAGGTTTGGTACGGTTTACGCCAGTATTATTTTTAATAACAAAATATATCTGGGCACCAATCAGGGTCTTTTTTACAGCGACTGGATAGCCAATAACAACCAGCTATTCCAGTCATTTGATTTTAAGCTCATCCCGGGCTCACAGGGGCAGGTATGGGACCTTTCACTACAGGATGGGCGCCTGCTCTGTGGTCATAACGATGGCACCTACCAGGTTAACGGGGATGGCATTACCAAAATTTCCCCCATAACCGGCGGCTGGACAATCAAAAAGCTCAACCAGGACAAACTCATTCAGGGCACTTATACCGGTTTGGTGGTTTACAATAAGAACGCCCTGGGCAACTGGACCTTCAGCCATAAAATTGAAGGCTTCGGTGAGCCCTCCCGTTATGTGGAGCAGGACAGTAAAGGCCAGATATGGGTAAGCCATGCTTATAAAGGCATCTACAAATTAACCTTGAGCAGCGATCTTAAAAAGGTTATTTCCAGAGTATATTATGATAAGCTATATGGTTTGCCCGGTAGCTATAATGTTAACGTGTTTGATCTGGATAACCGCGTTGTTTTTTCATCAGATTCGGGTTTTTATATTTACGATGATATAACCGACCGCTTCTTCAAATACACGCAGCTTAATAAAAAGCTGGGTACGTTTGCTTCATCGGGTAAAATTATAAAAGCCATAGGTAAAAGGTACTGGTTCATTAATCAGGGCCGGGTTGCACTGGCCGATTTTTCTGTTCCGGGCAAGCCGGGTATTGATACCAACAGGTTTACGATACTTAACGGGCAAATGGTGCAGCATTACGAAACCATTAATCGTATCAACAATTCAACATACCTCATTAGCATCGATGACGGATTTGTAATATTGAATGACGATGATGCCCTTTCGCCCAACCAGGTTAAAATACCCGGAGTGCTGATACGTCGCATTGAAAACGTAACCGATAAAGTATCAGTTATTGGCGAAATGAGCAGTGTTCACAATAATATCGAGATACCTTATATCCAGAATAATATCCGTATCGCTTATTCATTACCTTATTACAAACAGGCTAAAATCAAGTTTCAATATTACTTAGAGGGTTATTCAAGGCAATGGTCAGACTGGACTATGCAAAGCCAGAAAGAGTTTACCAATCTTGACCAGGGAACCTATCATTTTAAGGTACGCGCTAAAATAAATGACCAAAACATATCGGCAATTACTACTTTAACCTTTATCATACTGCCGCCCTGGTATGCCGGTAAGCCCGCCATTATTTTTTATATACTGTTGCTTATTTTAGCCTACTATCTTATCAGGAGGTATTACCGCTTTAAATTAAGACGCCATCAACTGCATTTGCGAGAAAAATTGCAAAAGGAAAAAGAGGACTTTTTAAGGCAGGAAGCTATAGCCAACGAACAGCATATCATCAATATCAGGAACGAACAGCTACAGGCAGACCTGGCTGGAAAAAGCCGTGAACTGGCAAACTCGGCCATGAACCTGGTTTATAAAAATGAATTGCTGCAAAAAATAAGCGAAGAAATTGCCCATCTGAAAGACAATACCGGTAAAAAACTTGCCGACGATCAGTTACGCCGTATACAAAAGGTAATTGATGAAGGGATGAACGATGAGCGCGACTGGAACATATTTGAAAGAAGCTTTAACGAGGCCCATGAAAACTTCTTCAAAAAATTAAAGTCAGACCATCCCGATCTTGTTCCGAATGACCTGAAATTATGCGCCTACCTGCGCATGAATATGAGCAGTAAGGAAATGGCTTCTCTTTTAAATATATCCCTGCGTGGTGTCGAAATACGCCGTTATCGCTTGCGTAAAAAGCTCAATCTGGAGCATGATAAAAACCTGGTGGAGTTTCTCATTGAGCTATAA
- a CDS encoding DUF2442 domain-containing protein, which produces MPLFSSRKEEKKVKVTFANGLLFVEKPDGKQQAFPLEWFPKLMNATDEEREDWKQTDKGIHFNQLDIDVAF; this is translated from the coding sequence ATGCCACTATTTAGTTCGCGTAAAGAAGAGAAGAAGGTAAAAGTAACTTTTGCCAACGGTCTGCTTTTTGTTGAAAAACCAGATGGCAAGCAACAGGCTTTTCCGCTGGAATGGTTTCCTAAACTGATGAATGCTACCGATGAGGAGCGGGAAGACTGGAAGCAAACCGACAAAGGTATCCATTTTAACCAGCTGGATATTGATGTGGCCTTTTAA
- a CDS encoding carboxylesterase family protein, whose translation MTFKKFIIGMLSLLLAFSFSARSQNVSSFDRGSFTLKGDTLPYRLMFPKHFDPTKKYPLLFVLHGSGERGNNNESQLKYGASRLLQDSVREKYEAIIVFPQCPANGYWSNVQQETDPATQKRKFVFQVNEPPTLAMYLLMGLVDQFLDKPFVDKHRVYVGGLSMGGMGTFEIIGREPKIFAAAFAICGGDNTLNAKKYAKKVPLWIFHGSKDSVVPADHSEVMVAAIKEAGGDPKFTLYPGVDHNSWDYAFKEPDLFSWLFSHSK comes from the coding sequence ATGACATTTAAAAAATTTATTATAGGAATGCTAAGTTTACTCTTAGCATTTTCTTTTTCAGCACGGTCGCAAAATGTTTCGTCTTTTGACAGGGGCAGCTTTACTTTAAAAGGCGACACACTACCTTACCGCTTAATGTTTCCAAAACATTTTGATCCTACTAAAAAATATCCCTTGCTGTTCGTACTCCATGGTTCAGGCGAACGTGGAAATAATAACGAATCGCAGCTAAAATATGGCGCGTCGCGTTTATTACAGGATAGTGTACGTGAAAAATATGAAGCCATTATTGTTTTTCCGCAATGCCCTGCCAATGGCTATTGGTCAAACGTACAACAGGAAACCGATCCGGCCACTCAAAAAAGAAAGTTCGTTTTCCAGGTTAATGAGCCGCCCACCTTAGCTATGTACCTGTTAATGGGGCTGGTTGACCAGTTCCTGGACAAACCCTTTGTTGATAAGCACCGCGTTTATGTAGGTGGCCTGAGTATGGGCGGTATGGGCACATTTGAAATTATTGGTCGTGAGCCCAAAATATTTGCTGCTGCTTTTGCCATTTGCGGTGGTGATAACACACTCAATGCGAAGAAATATGCTAAAAAAGTTCCGCTTTGGATATTCCACGGCAGTAAGGACAGTGTGGTACCGGCCGATCATTCTGAAGTGATGGTAGCCGCCATCAAAGAAGCGGGAGGCGACCCAAAATTTACCCTTTACCCCGGCGTTGACCATAACAGCTGGGATTACGCCTTTAAAGAACCTGACTTATTCAGCTGGTTGTTTTCGCATAGTAAATAA
- a CDS encoding RagB/SusD family nutrient uptake outer membrane protein — translation MKKIYNKNLNIIAVCLLIVTATLSACKHYLEVAPQGKITDEQIAADPNQAKNLVIGIYNVFYIGGFEPDIDSFQFVIMTDIASDDADKGSSPDDYGDAKQIDNLQTSASNGVVNNVWAGHYQGIARANQALDKLQNAQFDAATKNALIGEARFLRAFFYFNLVRLYGGVPLLDKLPTASEANQDKYQTRATADDIYKFIVSDLDFAAANLPDKGATDVGRATKSAAQALEAKVYLYMKNYQKAYDLSKVVMDGGKYTLVKDYSLIWRQKAVNGDGGNNNSESIFEIQAGINKDCSAGINLYTVSQGPRAGGKFGWADLGFGFNNPSESLLKEYEAGDVRKAATVISIQAHGTVLWDGFRIPSQDSVQNSTYSYKAYHSRTAEDNCGGSTDRLPKQVRILRYADILLINAEAAFQLGRAGEATTDLNMVRTRAKLPAATASLQTIWHERRMELAEEHDRFFDIVRQDAVQPGRAATAFAAHGKTWAAKYALFPIPQAQIDLSGGRLKQNPGY, via the coding sequence ATGAAAAAGATATATAATAAAAACTTAAATATCATAGCTGTTTGTTTGCTGATAGTAACAGCTACACTCAGCGCGTGTAAACATTACCTCGAGGTTGCGCCACAGGGAAAAATTACCGATGAACAAATAGCTGCTGACCCAAATCAGGCTAAAAATCTTGTAATAGGCATATACAATGTATTTTACATCGGCGGTTTTGAGCCGGATATAGATAGCTTTCAATTTGTTATCATGACCGACATAGCATCGGACGATGCGGATAAGGGGAGCTCACCGGATGATTATGGTGATGCCAAGCAAATTGATAACCTGCAAACCTCAGCATCAAACGGTGTAGTGAACAACGTATGGGCGGGTCATTACCAGGGTATAGCCCGCGCCAACCAGGCTCTTGATAAGTTACAAAACGCCCAATTTGATGCTGCCACCAAAAACGCACTTATTGGGGAAGCCCGATTTTTGAGAGCCTTCTTTTATTTTAACCTGGTACGTTTATATGGGGGCGTGCCGCTGTTAGATAAATTACCTACAGCAAGTGAGGCTAATCAGGATAAATACCAGACCCGTGCAACTGCAGATGACATTTACAAGTTCATTGTTAGCGATCTGGATTTCGCAGCCGCCAATTTGCCCGATAAGGGAGCTACAGATGTGGGTCGTGCTACAAAAAGTGCTGCACAGGCTTTAGAAGCCAAGGTGTACCTGTATATGAAAAACTACCAGAAAGCTTATGACCTGTCAAAGGTGGTTATGGACGGTGGTAAATATACCCTTGTTAAAGATTACTCGCTGATATGGCGTCAAAAAGCTGTTAACGGCGATGGCGGTAATAACAACTCCGAATCAATCTTTGAAATACAGGCGGGTATCAATAAAGATTGCTCTGCGGGTATAAACTTATACACGGTTTCACAGGGCCCCCGTGCCGGTGGCAAATTTGGCTGGGCCGATCTTGGCTTTGGCTTTAACAACCCATCAGAAAGTTTATTAAAAGAGTACGAAGCGGGCGACGTACGCAAGGCCGCTACGGTAATATCCATACAGGCTCATGGCACTGTATTGTGGGATGGCTTCCGTATTCCAAGCCAGGATTCTGTTCAAAACAGCACCTATAGCTACAAAGCCTACCACAGCCGTACCGCCGAAGATAATTGCGGTGGCAGTACGGATCGCCTACCAAAACAGGTGCGTATTTTACGCTATGCCGATATACTGCTCATTAACGCCGAAGCCGCATTTCAATTAGGTAGAGCAGGCGAAGCCACAACCGATCTGAACATGGTACGCACAAGGGCCAAACTTCCTGCTGCAACAGCTTCATTACAAACAATATGGCATGAACGCCGTATGGAACTGGCCGAAGAACATGACCGTTTCTTCGACATCGTTCGCCAGGATGCAGTACAACCTGGTCGCGCGGCGACAGCATTTGCGGCACATGGCAAAACATGGGCTGCCAAATATGCGCTGTTCCCCATTCCCCAGGCGCAAATTGATTTAAGCGGCGGCAGGTTAAAACAAAATCCGGGATATTAA
- a CDS encoding glucoamylase family protein translates to MKRILSTPFLLLIVVCCFAQKSKKNDVEGIKPVGIIKNLTDSALLDVVQRQTFRYFWDFGHPVSGLARERSNESFDYGNEVVTTGGSGFGIMALIVADSRKWISHEQAVDRMVKIVNFLFKANSFHGAFPHWLNGETGKVIPFGRKDDGGDIVESAYLFQGLLCARQYFTADNPKEQRIRNVINWMWGEMEWDWYTRDGRDALYWHWSPNNGWAMNFPIHGFNECLITYVLAASANRYPVSADVYHRGWAQSDFFKNGKTFYNIKLPLGFDYGGPLFFSQYSFLGLNPKGLKDQYADYWEQNKNHTLINHAYCVDNPKKFKGYGENCWGLTASDNFEGYNAHSPTNDLGVITPTAALSAFPYTPEYSMKALRHFYYDLGDKIWGEYGFVDAFSEQHNWYAKSYLAIDQGPIVVMIENYRTGLLWKLFMGCPEIQNGLKKLDFTSPALAKK, encoded by the coding sequence ATGAAAAGAATATTATCAACCCCTTTTTTATTGCTTATTGTTGTTTGCTGTTTTGCTCAAAAATCAAAAAAAAACGATGTAGAGGGCATCAAGCCGGTGGGTATTATTAAAAATCTGACGGATAGCGCTTTGCTTGATGTAGTGCAGCGCCAAACGTTCCGTTATTTCTGGGACTTTGGGCATCCGGTAAGCGGCCTGGCCCGTGAGCGCAGTAATGAATCATTTGACTATGGCAATGAAGTGGTTACCACCGGCGGATCGGGTTTTGGTATCATGGCCCTCATTGTAGCCGATAGCCGCAAGTGGATATCACACGAACAGGCTGTTGACCGTATGGTGAAAATAGTTAACTTTTTATTTAAGGCAAATTCTTTTCACGGCGCTTTTCCGCATTGGCTAAATGGAGAAACCGGTAAGGTTATCCCCTTTGGTCGTAAAGACGACGGAGGTGATATTGTTGAATCGGCCTATCTTTTCCAGGGCCTGCTTTGCGCACGGCAATATTTTACGGCCGATAACCCCAAGGAACAACGTATACGCAACGTAATAAACTGGATGTGGGGCGAAATGGAATGGGATTGGTACACCCGCGATGGTCGGGATGCCTTGTATTGGCATTGGTCGCCAAATAATGGCTGGGCTATGAACTTCCCGATACATGGCTTTAACGAATGCCTCATTACCTATGTATTGGCAGCCTCGGCAAACCGTTACCCGGTAAGCGCCGACGTTTATCACAGGGGCTGGGCCCAAAGCGATTTCTTTAAAAACGGCAAAACATTTTATAATATCAAACTGCCCTTGGGCTTTGATTATGGCGGCCCGCTTTTCTTTTCGCAATATTCATTTTTGGGCTTAAACCCGAAAGGCTTAAAAGATCAGTATGCCGATTATTGGGAACAGAATAAAAACCATACCCTTATTAATCATGCCTATTGTGTTGATAACCCTAAAAAGTTTAAAGGATACGGCGAAAATTGCTGGGGGCTAACCGCCAGCGATAATTTTGAGGGTTACAATGCCCACTCGCCTACCAACGACCTGGGTGTTATAACCCCAACTGCGGCACTATCTGCCTTTCCTTATACACCTGAGTACTCCATGAAGGCTCTGCGCCATTTTTACTATGACCTGGGCGACAAGATCTGGGGTGAGTATGGGTTTGTAGATGCCTTTAGCGAACAACATAACTGGTATGCCAAATCATACCTGGCCATTGACCAGGGCCCGATTGTGGTTATGATAGAAAACTATCGTACCGGGTTACTGTGGAAATTATTTATGGGTTGCCCCGAAATACAGAACGGGCTCAAAAAGTTAGATTTCACAAGTCCGGCGCTGGCTAAAAAATAA
- the trhO gene encoding oxygen-dependent tRNA uridine(34) hydroxylase TrhO has translation MAIYNTLLYYCYSTIADAEQFAADHLKFCKGLGLTGRIIVADEGLNGTVSGTPEACKTYMNTLHADVRFAGIDFKVDEVDMPSFVKIHVRYKSEIVHSGLRNPNIINPQQQTGKHLEPKDFLEMKDRDDVVVLDVRSNYEHSLGKFKNAVTLDIENFRDFPAMINELAKYKDKKILTYCTGGIKCEKASALLLHEGFTDVYQLHGGIIKYGKEAGGQDFEGKCYVFDNRLSVDVNSVNPVVISTCRNCGKTTPKMINCANPECNEHFTQCDECGTKMEGACSDTCQSHPRKRVYDGTGYYVKVPQPVNTAKKSNLQLAD, from the coding sequence ATGGCAATATATAATACACTACTGTACTATTGTTATTCAACAATAGCCGATGCGGAGCAATTTGCTGCCGATCATTTAAAATTTTGTAAAGGCTTAGGCTTAACCGGTCGCATTATTGTGGCCGATGAAGGTCTTAATGGTACCGTTTCGGGCACTCCGGAAGCCTGTAAAACCTATATGAATACCCTCCATGCCGATGTTCGTTTTGCAGGTATTGATTTTAAAGTAGATGAGGTTGATATGCCTTCATTCGTAAAAATACATGTACGCTACAAATCAGAAATAGTGCATTCGGGCCTTCGCAATCCTAACATCATTAACCCTCAGCAGCAAACAGGCAAACACCTGGAGCCAAAGGATTTTCTGGAAATGAAAGACAGGGATGATGTGGTGGTTTTGGATGTACGCTCAAACTATGAGCATTCACTGGGCAAGTTTAAAAACGCGGTAACGCTTGATATTGAAAATTTCAGGGATTTCCCGGCCATGATCAATGAACTAGCCAAATACAAGGACAAAAAGATATTAACCTATTGCACCGGCGGCATCAAATGCGAAAAAGCATCGGCCCTGTTACTGCACGAAGGTTTTACGGATGTTTACCAGCTACACGGCGGAATCATTAAATATGGTAAAGAAGCCGGCGGCCAGGATTTTGAAGGCAAATGTTATGTTTTTGATAATCGCCTTTCTGTTGATGTAAACAGCGTTAACCCGGTGGTAATATCAACCTGCCGCAATTGTGGTAAAACCACTCCTAAAATGATCAATTGTGCCAACCCCGAGTGCAATGAACACTTTACCCAATGCGATGAATGCGGCACCAAAATGGAAGGTGCCTGCAGTGATACCTGCCAAAGTCATCCCCGCAAAAGGGTGTATGATGGCACAGGGTATTATGTAAAAGTACCCCAGCCGGTAAACACAGCTAAAAAAAGCAACCTGCAACTGGCCGATTGA